A window of the Butyricimonas faecalis genome harbors these coding sequences:
- a CDS encoding alpha-L-fucosidase has product MLLRGCLVVLLLGVQFAFGQQKPNPDWVNQKFSMFIHWGLYSELGGVWKEQPVRAGYSEQIQSFAKIPKAEYEAVAKVFDPEKWNADSVVALAKAAGMKSIVFTSKHHDGFCMYHSKYTKYNIVDATPFKRDVMKELSEACRRQGVKFAVYYSLIDWNFPGNGITPHNADAISKEHHAFSMHQVEEIMTNYGPVSEIWFDMGSLSGQQSKELYDLVNRLQPQCMVSGRLGNDRGDFAVMADNAYPNYKIGVPWQTPASFFDETWSYRSWQERGSLDKKIDEKLRSLVKVVSRGGNFLLNIGPRGDGSVVEFERDALLAMGKWMKRYGEAIYNTKANPFDHAVEWGDITCKGNNLYLFVEQVPADRNIMLNGLIGKAKKANLLADGKVLTLKQNGQTVSISIPGDVKPDRGMVVVKLECAGAFRVIPDQILETSELSSVNAIPVYAYSSMDYYSSFRSTVGFSWNFKKSGKTIVPAIVYTAGDRGKELRLIIDGKEQVVTLEGGDVQKLNNYPEGITWGKVYMHTPRADRFNGNILGVKEEINENVKGWRLWDDFKVGKALRVPMQEKQSIHVLHELTSDREQDVLVELGVADGVQVALNGETVLLRTYVGGIPRTNEVIKLHLKKGVNRLVVKLHNRYGTEVTYLMNPNVKQEEYKLRLKSMKLYQGEIHDCRLGMAHPANNNSDMGLRDIRVELE; this is encoded by the coding sequence ATGTTATTACGCGGATGTTTAGTTGTTTTGTTGTTAGGCGTGCAATTTGCTTTTGGACAGCAAAAGCCCAATCCAGATTGGGTGAATCAAAAATTCTCCATGTTTATCCATTGGGGATTGTATTCTGAGCTGGGAGGTGTATGGAAGGAACAGCCGGTTCGTGCCGGATATAGCGAACAGATACAATCTTTTGCCAAGATTCCTAAAGCGGAGTACGAAGCGGTGGCGAAAGTATTCGATCCGGAGAAATGGAATGCTGATTCCGTGGTGGCTTTGGCAAAAGCGGCAGGGATGAAATCCATCGTGTTCACGTCGAAGCATCATGACGGTTTCTGTATGTATCACTCCAAGTACACTAAATATAATATCGTGGATGCTACTCCTTTTAAGCGGGATGTGATGAAAGAGTTGTCGGAGGCTTGCCGGCGGCAGGGGGTGAAGTTTGCGGTTTATTATTCATTGATCGATTGGAACTTCCCCGGCAATGGTATTACGCCTCATAATGCAGATGCGATTTCAAAGGAACATCATGCGTTCAGTATGCATCAGGTGGAAGAGATCATGACAAATTACGGTCCGGTTTCTGAAATCTGGTTTGATATGGGTTCTTTGAGTGGACAACAGAGTAAGGAATTGTATGATCTTGTGAATCGTTTGCAACCGCAGTGTATGGTGAGCGGGCGTTTGGGAAATGACCGGGGAGATTTTGCCGTAATGGCAGATAATGCTTACCCGAATTACAAGATTGGAGTGCCCTGGCAAACCCCGGCTTCGTTTTTTGACGAGACATGGAGCTATCGTTCTTGGCAGGAGCGGGGAAGTTTGGATAAAAAGATTGATGAGAAGTTGCGCAGTTTGGTGAAGGTGGTAAGTCGGGGAGGTAATTTCTTGTTGAACATTGGTCCGAGGGGAGATGGTTCCGTGGTGGAATTTGAACGGGATGCCTTGTTGGCCATGGGGAAATGGATGAAACGTTACGGGGAGGCAATTTATAATACAAAGGCGAATCCCTTTGATCATGCCGTTGAATGGGGAGATATTACTTGTAAAGGGAATAATCTTTATTTATTTGTTGAGCAGGTTCCTGCTGATCGGAATATCATGTTGAACGGGTTGATCGGGAAAGCGAAAAAAGCGAATTTGTTAGCAGACGGAAAGGTCTTGACGTTGAAACAGAATGGGCAGACCGTATCCATAAGTATTCCCGGGGATGTGAAGCCGGACCGGGGGATGGTCGTGGTGAAGTTGGAATGTGCTGGAGCCTTTCGGGTAATTCCTGATCAGATTCTTGAAACAAGCGAGTTATCATCGGTAAATGCTATCCCCGTGTATGCTTATTCTAGCATGGATTATTATTCTAGTTTCCGGAGTACGGTTGGTTTTAGCTGGAATTTCAAAAAATCCGGGAAGACGATTGTTCCGGCAATTGTTTACACGGCTGGAGATCGAGGAAAAGAACTTCGTTTGATTATTGACGGGAAGGAGCAGGTGGTGACGTTGGAGGGAGGAGACGTGCAGAAATTGAATAATTATCCGGAGGGGATTACGTGGGGTAAGGTGTATATGCACACGCCTCGGGCAGATCGTTTTAATGGAAATATTTTGGGAGTCAAGGAAGAGATAAACGAAAATGTGAAGGGATGGCGTTTGTGGGATGATTTTAAAGTGGGAAAAGCTTTACGTGTTCCGATGCAGGAAAAACAATCGATACATGTGTTACATGAGTTGACGAGTGATCGAGAACAGGATGTGTTGGTAGAATTGGGTGTTGCTGATGGGGTGCAGGTTGCCTTAAATGGAGAGACGGTATTGCTGAGAACGTATGTAGGTGGAATTCCCCGGACGAATGAAGTCATCAAACTGCATTTGAAAAAGGGGGTTAACCGGTTGGTGGTGAAGTTACACAATCGTTATGGGACCGAAGTGACTTATTTGATGAATCCAAATGTGAAGCAAGAGGAGTATAAACTTCGTTTGAAATCAATGAAACTCTATCAAGGAGAAATTCATGATTGTCGTCTCGGAATGGCCCATCCTGCTAACAATAACAGTGATATGGGGCTACGAGATATACGGGTTGAACTAGAATAA
- a CDS encoding DUF169 domain-containing protein gives MDIVKRDQFISLWKKYFNDAELPVAFYYSKENNNAMIMKKAVGHTCIIAQLGRVRRGESLCFLPESVGCGGGKFYLGFSKGMREGFEYFLSHGENEPHCERYKRTSEQVNAFLKTIHELPRKGDCLVFKRWDHLTEQDEPEAVFFFAPADVISGLFTLAGFNSSKPDAVISPFGAGCTSIVYYPYREQVEGTKRAVLGMFDPSARLCTDSNLLSFAIPISKFMEMIDQMEESFLITNTWKMMKKRM, from the coding sequence ATGGATATAGTTAAGCGAGATCAGTTTATTTCTCTTTGGAAAAAATATTTCAATGATGCCGAGCTTCCTGTTGCATTTTATTATTCAAAAGAAAATAATAATGCCATGATCATGAAAAAGGCGGTGGGGCATACTTGTATCATAGCCCAGCTTGGGCGGGTTCGTAGAGGTGAATCGCTTTGCTTTTTACCGGAGTCCGTGGGGTGTGGCGGGGGAAAGTTTTACCTTGGATTTAGTAAAGGTATGAGAGAGGGATTCGAGTATTTTCTTTCTCACGGGGAAAATGAACCTCACTGCGAGCGTTATAAACGGACATCGGAACAGGTAAATGCTTTTTTGAAGACAATTCATGAACTGCCGAGAAAAGGTGATTGTCTCGTGTTCAAGCGTTGGGATCACTTGACGGAACAGGACGAACCGGAGGCCGTGTTCTTTTTTGCTCCGGCAGACGTTATTTCGGGACTTTTCACGTTAGCTGGTTTTAATAGTTCAAAACCGGATGCGGTGATCTCTCCTTTCGGGGCGGGATGTACCTCTATTGTTTATTATCCTTACCGGGAACAAGTAGAGGGAACGAAAAGAGCGGTACTTGGGATGTTCGATCCCTCGGCAAGATTATGTACGGACAGTAATCTATTGTCTTTTGCCATACCGATTTCGAAATTCATGGAGATGATTGACCAGATGGAGGAGAGTTTCCTGATCACGAACACGTGGAAGATGATGAAAAAACGGATGTGA
- a CDS encoding M13 family metallopeptidase, with amino-acid sequence MKTKFYLPFIALALMATSCNSKKEADQKGGIRLANLDQTANPRNDFYQYACGGWMKANPLTDEYSRFGSFDQLAENNRTQIKSLIEELAKQQAQPGSVAQKVGDLYNIAMDSAKLNADGVAPIKGYLDQLAAMKDRSVLSQKVATMHRDGFGPFFGLYVGADDMNSSMNIAQIYQGGLSLGEREYYLDNDEHTKEIRAKFEEHVAKMFQLAGFTADEAQKAAADVMKVETRLAENSKSAVELRDPYANYNKISVAQLKKEVPEINWDVYFSTIGLKDLQEVNVGQMGEIKAVADLLKKEDLNVLKSYLQWNVINAASSYLSDALVAQNFDFYGKTLSGRKEMQPRWKRAVSTVNGVLGEAVGQMYTEKYFPAAAKERMTKLVANLQKALGERIQGLEWMSEETKVKALEKLAAFHVKIGYPDKWKDYSNLEIKNDSYWDNIVRSNHFDYDKMIAKAGKPVDKDEWLMTPQTVNAYYNPTTNEICFPAAILQYPFFDMNADDACNYGAIGVVIGHEMTHGFDDQGRQYDKDGNLKDWWTSEDAKNFKERAQVLVDYFNKIEVLPGLMANGELTLGENIADHGGLQVAYLALQKAMSENPLGKDENGFTPEQRFFLSYGNVWAGNIRDEQIRLQTKSDPHSLGRWRVNAALPHISMWYDAFGVKEGDALFLPVEERASIW; translated from the coding sequence ATGAAAACAAAATTTTATTTACCTTTTATTGCTTTGGCATTGATGGCTACAAGTTGCAATAGTAAAAAAGAAGCAGACCAGAAAGGCGGGATTCGTCTTGCAAACCTGGATCAGACTGCTAATCCGAGAAATGATTTTTATCAGTACGCGTGTGGAGGATGGATGAAAGCGAACCCGCTTACGGATGAGTACTCCAGATTTGGTTCGTTTGATCAATTGGCAGAAAATAATCGTACCCAGATCAAGAGCTTGATCGAGGAACTGGCGAAACAACAGGCTCAACCGGGGAGTGTCGCTCAGAAAGTGGGTGATTTGTATAATATTGCCATGGATAGTGCTAAGTTGAATGCGGATGGAGTAGCCCCGATCAAGGGATACTTGGATCAATTGGCCGCGATGAAGGATCGGAGTGTGTTATCACAGAAAGTTGCCACGATGCATCGGGATGGTTTCGGACCTTTCTTTGGGTTATACGTGGGAGCCGATGATATGAACAGTTCCATGAACATTGCGCAAATATATCAAGGAGGTCTGAGTTTGGGCGAACGTGAGTATTACTTGGATAATGACGAGCACACGAAAGAGATTCGTGCGAAATTTGAAGAGCATGTGGCTAAAATGTTCCAATTGGCAGGATTTACTGCCGATGAGGCACAAAAAGCTGCTGCTGACGTGATGAAAGTGGAGACTCGTTTGGCCGAAAATTCTAAATCTGCTGTAGAATTGCGTGATCCGTATGCCAACTACAACAAGATTTCTGTAGCTCAGTTGAAGAAAGAAGTTCCGGAAATTAACTGGGATGTTTATTTCTCAACGATTGGGTTGAAGGATCTGCAAGAAGTGAACGTGGGGCAGATGGGTGAAATTAAAGCGGTTGCCGATTTGTTGAAAAAAGAGGATTTGAACGTGTTGAAATCATACTTGCAATGGAACGTGATCAATGCGGCTTCTTCTTATTTGAGTGATGCTCTCGTGGCTCAGAATTTTGATTTTTACGGGAAAACGCTTTCCGGTAGAAAAGAAATGCAACCGCGTTGGAAACGTGCCGTGAGTACGGTGAATGGCGTGTTGGGAGAGGCTGTGGGTCAAATGTATACCGAGAAATATTTCCCGGCAGCGGCCAAAGAACGTATGACGAAGTTGGTGGCTAACTTGCAGAAGGCTTTGGGCGAACGTATTCAAGGTTTGGAATGGATGAGTGAAGAGACAAAAGTGAAGGCCTTGGAGAAATTAGCTGCCTTCCATGTGAAGATCGGTTACCCTGACAAGTGGAAGGATTATTCTAATCTGGAGATTAAAAATGATTCTTACTGGGATAATATCGTACGTTCCAATCATTTTGATTACGATAAGATGATTGCTAAGGCTGGCAAGCCGGTAGATAAAGACGAGTGGTTGATGACCCCTCAGACGGTAAATGCTTATTATAACCCGACGACGAATGAAATTTGTTTCCCGGCAGCTATTCTTCAATACCCATTCTTTGATATGAATGCTGATGATGCTTGTAATTATGGAGCCATCGGAGTGGTTATCGGTCACGAAATGACTCACGGGTTTGATGATCAAGGTCGTCAATATGATAAGGATGGAAACTTGAAAGATTGGTGGACGTCGGAAGATGCAAAGAATTTCAAGGAACGAGCTCAAGTGTTAGTGGATTACTTTAATAAAATAGAGGTGTTGCCCGGCTTGATGGCTAATGGAGAGTTGACCTTAGGGGAGAATATTGCCGATCATGGTGGCTTGCAGGTTGCATATTTGGCTTTACAAAAAGCTATGAGCGAGAATCCGCTTGGGAAAGATGAGAATGGTTTCACGCCGGAACAACGTTTCTTCCTTTCATACGGTAACGTGTGGGCGGGTAATATTCGTGACGAGCAAATCCGTTTGCAAACGAAATCCGATCCTCACTCTTTGGGACGGTGGCGTGTGAATGCCGCACTTCCTCATATTAGCATGTGGTACGATGCTTTTGGAGTGAAAGAGGGCGATGCTTTGTTTTTGCCGGTTGAAGAAAGAGCTTCTATCTGGTAA
- a CDS encoding Gldg family protein, with amino-acid sequence MKTIYKMARTELQTLFYSPIAWLILVVFTFQASLVFSNGLAGCVRNQELGYGLYNVTMNVFAGWRGMFTAMQQYLYLYIPLLTMGLMSRELSSGSIKLLYSSPVTNTQIILGKYLSMMIYNLVLMCIFAVYLIFAAITIKSADIPLILSGMLGLYLLVCAYAAIGLFMSSITSYQVVAAMGTLAVLAVLNLVGGLWQDIEFVRDITYWLAINGRAQEFVSGLICSEDVLYFVIVVALFLFLSIIRLQSRRQKTTWMTTVGKYGTVIVIAMLLGYLTSRPKLMCFYDTTATKQRTLTPNSQDIVAQMDGGLTITTFVNILEENYWIGLPRNVNKDQKRLKMYTRFKPEIKMKYVYYYDKAKNPELDKAYPNLSDRERMLKRAEIWNLDSNMFMRPEEVRKMVDLRPEGNRFVRLLERDNGEKTFLRVFDDIKRFPFETEISAAFKRLVMELPLVGFVKGHGERDCIREGDRDYNRFAQDKPFRYSLINQGFDFTEVTLDKPIPEQVDIIVIADMRSPMTENERANLDAYIARGGNLLIAGEPRRQEFMNPLVEPFGVRFMPGRLVKKSEHFQPDFIVATPTKEAGEFSYIFDQMIRKEYVVTMPGTTGLECFEDKGFSITPLFVSDTIGSWNELETVDFLDDTVSLNPSVGEVERSYVTALAMSRPMGGKEQRIIILGDADCLSNGEISIDRKDISAVNYFLISGSFFWLSNEEVPIDVRRPTPPDNEMYVSMDWMYFWKVVLMGVWPGLLACWAIFIWIRRRGR; translated from the coding sequence ATGAAGACAATATATAAAATGGCTCGCACGGAGTTGCAAACTTTGTTTTACTCTCCGATTGCGTGGTTGATTCTGGTGGTATTCACTTTTCAGGCGAGTTTGGTGTTTTCGAACGGATTGGCAGGTTGCGTGAGGAACCAGGAGTTAGGGTATGGCCTTTATAACGTAACAATGAACGTCTTTGCCGGATGGCGGGGAATGTTTACAGCGATGCAACAGTATCTTTATCTTTATATACCGTTGCTGACGATGGGATTAATGAGTCGGGAACTGAGCAGTGGATCGATTAAGTTACTGTACTCTTCTCCTGTAACCAACACACAGATTATTCTGGGGAAATATCTTTCGATGATGATCTATAACTTGGTGCTGATGTGTATTTTTGCCGTCTATCTTATATTTGCTGCTATTACAATAAAATCGGCAGATATACCTTTGATCCTTTCCGGGATGCTCGGCCTTTACCTGCTCGTGTGTGCTTACGCGGCGATCGGGTTGTTCATGTCGAGTATTACTTCCTATCAAGTTGTGGCAGCCATGGGAACTTTGGCGGTATTGGCGGTGTTGAATTTAGTAGGGGGTTTGTGGCAGGATATTGAGTTCGTGCGTGATATAACCTATTGGTTGGCGATTAACGGTAGGGCGCAGGAGTTTGTAAGCGGTTTAATTTGTAGTGAAGATGTGCTTTACTTTGTTATCGTGGTAGCTTTGTTCCTTTTCCTTTCAATCATCCGATTGCAGTCCCGTCGGCAGAAGACCACGTGGATGACGACTGTAGGGAAATATGGAACTGTTATCGTGATTGCCATGTTATTGGGTTACCTGACTTCTCGTCCGAAACTGATGTGTTTCTATGATACTACAGCCACGAAACAACGAACGCTGACACCTAATAGTCAGGATATCGTGGCTCAGATGGATGGAGGTTTGACGATAACAACTTTCGTGAATATATTGGAGGAGAACTATTGGATCGGTTTGCCTCGGAACGTGAATAAAGATCAGAAACGTCTCAAAATGTATACCCGGTTTAAACCGGAGATTAAAATGAAATACGTGTATTATTACGATAAGGCGAAGAATCCGGAATTGGACAAGGCTTATCCTAATTTATCCGATCGGGAGAGAATGTTGAAACGGGCTGAAATCTGGAATTTGGATTCCAATATGTTTATGCGTCCGGAGGAAGTGCGGAAGATGGTGGATCTTCGGCCGGAAGGAAATCGTTTCGTGCGCTTGTTGGAACGGGATAACGGGGAGAAGACATTCTTGCGGGTATTCGATGATATAAAACGCTTCCCCTTCGAGACGGAAATTTCTGCTGCCTTTAAGCGCCTGGTGATGGAATTGCCCCTTGTCGGTTTTGTGAAAGGACATGGGGAAAGGGATTGTATCCGGGAAGGCGATCGAGACTACAACCGCTTTGCTCAAGATAAGCCGTTCCGCTATTCCTTGATTAATCAAGGTTTTGACTTTACGGAGGTGACGTTGGACAAACCGATCCCTGAACAGGTGGACATTATCGTGATTGCGGATATGAGAAGTCCGATGACCGAGAATGAACGAGCAAATCTGGATGCTTATATAGCTCGCGGGGGAAATCTATTGATAGCCGGGGAACCTCGTCGTCAGGAATTTATGAATCCATTGGTGGAACCTTTCGGTGTACGGTTTATGCCGGGACGGTTGGTGAAGAAGAGTGAGCATTTCCAGCCTGATTTTATCGTAGCCACACCGACCAAAGAGGCCGGAGAGTTTTCATATATTTTTGACCAGATGATTCGTAAGGAATACGTGGTGACTATGCCGGGGACGACAGGATTGGAGTGTTTCGAGGATAAAGGATTTTCGATCACGCCTTTGTTCGTGAGTGACACGATTGGTAGTTGGAATGAATTGGAAACGGTTGATTTTTTAGATGATACGGTTTCTCTTAATCCATCGGTTGGAGAAGTTGAGCGTTCGTATGTTACGGCTTTGGCGATGTCTCGTCCGATGGGAGGGAAAGAACAGCGTATTATCATATTGGGAGATGCAGATTGCCTGAGTAACGGTGAAATTAGTATCGATCGTAAGGATATTTCCGCGGTAAACTACTTTTTAATATCCGGTTCTTTCTTCTGGTTATCTAATGAAGAAGTACCGATTGACGTACGCCGTCCGACTCCGCCTGATAATGAAATGTACGTGAGTATGGATTGGATGTATTTCTGGAAAGTGGTACTCATGGGTGTTTGGCCCGGTCTGTTGGCCTGCTGGGCGATCTTTATATGGATTAGGAGACGAGGGAGATAA
- a CDS encoding 50S ribosome-binding protein YggL, which yields MKKRLRKKLHKGEFRELGFSFDAKFKADTEMAVVEEWLQELAGLLNDHSLEMGGGWNSHVCGGFITRERGSVTPEDREIVRQWFDEHGQNLETIAVGELRDAWYGW from the coding sequence ATGAAAAAGAGATTACGTAAGAAATTGCATAAAGGGGAGTTCCGGGAACTGGGATTTTCTTTTGATGCAAAATTTAAGGCTGATACGGAAATGGCGGTGGTTGAAGAGTGGTTGCAGGAGTTGGCCGGTTTGTTGAACGACCATTCTTTGGAGATGGGGGGCGGTTGGAATTCCCATGTTTGCGGAGGATTTATTACGCGTGAACGTGGTAGCGTGACCCCGGAAGATAGGGAAATCGTACGGCAATGGTTTGATGAACACGGGCAGAATTTGGAGACCATCGCTGTCGGTGAGTTGAGAGATGCCTGGTACGGGTGGTAA
- a CDS encoding ABC transporter ATP-binding protein — protein sequence MEESIIKVEHLSHRYSIQWAIRDINFEITRNGIYGLLGSNGAGKSTTMNIMCGVLKQTEGEVYIKGINLRENPVEAKKHLGFLPQKPPLHMDLTVEEYLVHCANMRLIPTHEVQGAVKDVMGRCGISHFSRRLIRNLSGGYQQRLGIAQAIIHNPDFVVLDEPTNGLDPNQIMEIRELIREIAVDRTVILSTHILSEVQATCDYIRMIEEGQVVFSGTMDEFDNYIVPNTLFVSLIATPPVEEIREIPGVVAVEELGGSKFRIQFSDALEATERLVETSVTKGWRLVEIRQEKSSLDEIFAELSKK from the coding sequence ATGGAAGAATCTATTATAAAAGTGGAGCATTTATCTCATCGTTACAGTATTCAGTGGGCGATTCGAGATATTAATTTTGAAATTACGCGAAATGGCATTTACGGGTTGCTAGGCTCCAACGGGGCAGGAAAGTCAACCACGATGAATATCATGTGTGGTGTGTTGAAACAGACGGAAGGGGAAGTGTACATTAAGGGTATCAATTTGCGGGAGAATCCGGTCGAGGCCAAAAAACATTTGGGCTTTTTGCCGCAGAAACCGCCCCTGCACATGGATTTGACGGTGGAGGAATATCTGGTGCATTGTGCCAATATGCGCCTAATCCCTACTCATGAGGTACAGGGAGCCGTGAAAGACGTGATGGGACGTTGTGGAATTTCACATTTCAGTCGGCGATTGATCCGTAACTTGTCCGGTGGATACCAGCAACGTCTGGGTATAGCGCAGGCAATCATCCATAATCCGGACTTCGTGGTATTGGATGAACCGACAAATGGGCTTGATCCGAATCAGATTATGGAAATTCGGGAACTGATCCGGGAGATTGCCGTAGATCGAACCGTGATTTTATCCACGCATATCCTTTCTGAAGTACAGGCAACTTGTGATTATATCCGGATGATCGAGGAAGGACAAGTAGTCTTTTCCGGCACCATGGATGAGTTCGATAATTATATTGTTCCTAATACGTTATTTGTGTCGTTAATAGCTACTCCGCCAGTAGAAGAGATTCGGGAGATTCCGGGTGTGGTTGCCGTGGAGGAATTGGGCGGATCGAAGTTCCGGATTCAATTTTCGGATGCGCTGGAAGCAACGGAACGTCTGGTCGAGACCAGCGTGACCAAAGGATGGCGATTGGTCGAAATCCGTCAGGAGAAAAGTTCCTTGGATGAGATTTTTGCAGAATTATCAAAGAAATAA
- the ribD gene encoding bifunctional diaminohydroxyphosphoribosylaminopyrimidine deaminase/5-amino-6-(5-phosphoribosylamino)uracil reductase RibD, whose amino-acid sequence MVRQEDIEYMRRAMELAERGVGFTNPNPMVGAVIVKNGKVIGEGWHERYGEWHAERNAFKNCAVPAEGATMYVTLEPCCHYGKTPPCTEAIIEHRIARVVIGMEDPNPLVAGKGIALLREAGIEVVCGIEEEALREQNRVFLKYISTKLPWVALKAAMTLDGKIATRTGDSKWITGAEARAYVHELRHRFMAVLVGIGTAVADDPLLNCRIEGRGVRQPIRVVVDSNARLSLESQLVKTAGEYRTIVAYTRFAPEERVKALQETGVEMLLCEEKEGLVDVKNLLVLLGQSGIDSILLEGGGSLNYTFLAERLVDELYAFIAPKIVGGMSAKTPVEGLGVEKMADAINLELKNVLNMGDDVLLKLKVKNE is encoded by the coding sequence ATGGTGAGACAGGAAGATATTGAATACATGCGACGGGCGATGGAACTTGCCGAACGAGGAGTTGGATTCACGAATCCGAACCCGATGGTGGGAGCCGTGATTGTGAAGAATGGAAAGGTGATCGGGGAAGGATGGCATGAGAGATACGGTGAATGGCATGCGGAGAGGAATGCTTTCAAGAATTGCGCGGTTCCTGCGGAGGGAGCCACGATGTACGTGACGTTGGAACCTTGTTGCCATTATGGAAAGACCCCACCTTGTACAGAGGCTATCATTGAGCATCGAATTGCCCGTGTGGTAATCGGGATGGAAGATCCTAATCCCTTGGTGGCGGGTAAAGGGATAGCCTTGTTGAGAGAGGCCGGAATCGAGGTGGTTTGCGGGATTGAGGAAGAGGCTTTGCGGGAGCAGAATCGGGTATTTTTGAAATATATATCGACAAAATTGCCTTGGGTGGCACTAAAAGCGGCAATGACGCTGGATGGAAAGATCGCGACTCGGACAGGTGATTCGAAATGGATCACGGGAGCGGAAGCACGAGCTTACGTGCATGAGTTGAGACATCGTTTTATGGCCGTATTAGTTGGAATCGGAACGGCCGTGGCGGACGATCCTTTGCTGAATTGTCGGATCGAGGGACGTGGTGTCAGGCAACCGATACGAGTGGTGGTAGATAGTAATGCCCGTTTGTCGTTGGAGAGCCAGCTTGTGAAAACTGCCGGTGAGTATCGTACGATTGTGGCCTATACTCGTTTTGCTCCGGAAGAGAGAGTAAAAGCCTTGCAGGAAACGGGGGTGGAGATGTTGCTTTGTGAAGAAAAGGAAGGACTTGTAGATGTCAAGAACTTGTTGGTGCTATTGGGACAGTCCGGAATTGACTCTATTTTGTTAGAAGGCGGGGGTAGTTTGAATTATACATTTTTGGCAGAGAGGCTTGTGGATGAATTGTATGCTTTTATCGCTCCGAAGATTGTGGGTGGCATGAGTGCCAAGACGCCGGTGGAAGGTCTCGGAGTGGAGAAAATGGCTGATGCCATAAACCTCGAATTGAAAAATGTACTGAACATGGGTGACGATGTTCTTTTGAAACTAAAAGTTAAAAACGAATAG
- a CDS encoding riboflavin synthase, translated as MFTGIIEEIGTIRGIKRGNRSVVLEVQAKKVLEDLHVGDSIATNGVCLTVTSFANGSFCADVMPETMSRSNLGELHVGDRVNLERALTLNRRLGGHIVSGHVDGVGKIVGREKDENAVWIMISAPAELLRYIVDKGSITIDGISLTVVAVTDTGFTVSIIPHTQDETTLVKKKIGDVVNLENDVIAKYVEKLMRPAAPAESKGGLTLDFLLANGF; from the coding sequence ATGTTTACAGGTATAATCGAAGAAATAGGAACCATACGGGGAATCAAGCGGGGAAACCGGAGTGTGGTGCTGGAAGTACAAGCGAAGAAGGTATTGGAGGATCTGCACGTGGGGGATAGTATTGCCACGAACGGGGTTTGCTTGACGGTGACCTCTTTTGCTAACGGGAGTTTCTGTGCGGATGTGATGCCGGAGACAATGTCACGTAGCAATTTGGGAGAACTGCACGTTGGGGACCGGGTGAATTTGGAGAGGGCGTTGACGTTGAACAGGCGTTTGGGTGGACATATCGTGTCGGGGCATGTTGATGGAGTTGGAAAGATTGTGGGGAGAGAGAAAGACGAGAATGCCGTTTGGATCATGATTTCAGCTCCGGCAGAGCTATTGCGTTATATCGTGGATAAAGGTTCTATCACGATCGATGGGATCAGTCTAACCGTCGTGGCCGTGACGGATACGGGTTTTACGGTTTCCATTATACCTCACACGCAGGATGAAACGACATTAGTGAAGAAAAAGATTGGTGATGTAGTGAACCTGGAAAATGATGTGATTGCTAAATACGTGGAAAAATTAATGCGTCCGGCAGCCCCGGCAGAGTCAAAGGGTGGGTTGACATTGGATTTTTTGTTGGCGAATGGATTTTAG